The following coding sequences are from one Treponema parvum window:
- a CDS encoding COG2426 family protein — MLKNYLWIFFISMLPLIELRGAVPVSQALGLPLLTSYIVCIVGNMLPVPFIYLFARRFLEWGANKKFIGKICAFFLIKGEKGGRKLKEKAGRGLFVALTLFVGIPIPGTGAWTGTLAASLLDMNFKDTVAAVTAGVLIAGVIMGLASAGVFGAAGALFNRSLRF, encoded by the coding sequence ATGTTAAAAAACTATCTTTGGATTTTTTTTATTTCAATGCTGCCTCTAATAGAATTGAGGGGCGCAGTCCCCGTTTCACAGGCGTTGGGACTGCCGCTTTTAACGTCATATATAGTCTGTATCGTAGGGAATATGTTGCCCGTGCCCTTCATATATTTATTTGCGCGCCGTTTTTTGGAATGGGGGGCAAATAAAAAATTCATAGGAAAAATTTGCGCTTTCTTTTTGATAAAAGGGGAAAAAGGGGGCCGAAAACTTAAAGAAAAAGCCGGACGGGGTTTGTTCGTAGCTCTTACGCTGTTCGTAGGTATTCCTATTCCCGGAACAGGCGCATGGACAGGAACTCTCGCCGCAAGCCTTCTGGACATGAATTTTAAAGATACTGTGGCGGCCGTTACAGCAGGAGTTCTTATCGCGGGAGTGATTATGGGATTGGCCAGCGCAGGCGTATTCGGGGCAGCAGGAGCGCTATTTAACCGATCATTGCGTTTTTAA
- a CDS encoding 2-dehydro-3-deoxygalactonokinase yields the protein MYNVYFDSGTTNTRMYVFNCKEELVYKSEKSVGSKDSALSGDKDLLARELCLLLEKGCAELKIGREAVGEIWMSGMITSPNGIVEVPHITIPVDLHKLALNVFLFYEKKFFKKEIHFIPGIKSFPAEGKITAENVDEINNMRGEETEICGIMSSFPASKGNFIFVMPGSHTQVAAVKDGSIVNIVSTITGELFKALKSQTILASSLEGGYEKIDTEMVRLGYRNLQKYGFNRAIYIDRSLLLFTDSTAEQRHSYLEGVLNGGVLQAVSAAFGWKSDKNPKAQYETEDKTRALKKIGEPIDMYICGSENQFHIYKAIAEDFFPEYSVKRMEYGNMPFSALGYKAVAAEYKTLQPIP from the coding sequence ATGTATAACGTTTATTTTGATTCCGGAACTACAAATACCAGAATGTACGTATTTAACTGTAAAGAAGAACTCGTTTATAAGTCTGAAAAATCGGTGGGATCCAAAGATTCGGCGCTTTCCGGCGATAAAGATTTGCTTGCCCGCGAGCTCTGCCTCCTCTTGGAAAAAGGCTGTGCCGAGCTTAAAATCGGCAGAGAGGCTGTGGGTGAAATATGGATGAGCGGAATGATAACTTCGCCTAACGGAATCGTAGAAGTTCCTCACATCACAATTCCTGTAGATTTGCATAAACTTGCTTTGAACGTGTTTTTGTTCTATGAAAAAAAGTTCTTTAAAAAAGAAATTCATTTTATTCCCGGAATAAAAAGTTTTCCCGCCGAAGGTAAAATAACCGCTGAAAATGTGGATGAAATAAATAATATGCGCGGGGAAGAAACCGAGATATGCGGAATAATGAGTTCTTTCCCGGCTTCAAAAGGAAATTTTATCTTTGTTATGCCCGGTTCGCACACGCAGGTTGCCGCGGTAAAAGACGGAAGTATAGTGAACATAGTTTCTACAATTACGGGAGAACTTTTTAAAGCTTTAAAAAGCCAGACGATATTGGCGTCCTCTCTTGAAGGCGGCTATGAAAAGATCGATACCGAAATGGTTCGGCTCGGCTATAGGAATCTTCAAAAGTACGGTTTTAACCGTGCGATCTATATAGACCGCTCCCTACTGCTTTTTACGGATTCGACTGCGGAACAAAGGCATAGCTATTTGGAAGGAGTTCTGAACGGGGGCGTTTTGCAGGCCGTAAGCGCGGCTTTCGGCTGGAAATCTGACAAAAACCCTAAAGCTCAATATGAGACGGAAGATAAAACCCGGGCTTTGAAAAAAATCGGCGAGCCGATCGACATGTATATCTGCGGTTCCGAAAATCAATTTCATATATATAAGGCTATAGCCGAGGATTTTTTCCCCGAATACTCCGTAAAACGGATGGAATACGGCAACATGCCTTTTTCCGCCCTCGGCTATAAGGCAGTCGCCGCCGAATACAAAACATTGCAGCCTATACCGTGA
- the rny gene encoding ribonuclease Y: MNIVLFIILPAIGIVLGWTIRWLYARFQLSASEQKAERVKQDAIREAEAQKKEILLEAKDELIRERNQQERENRERRAEIQRYESRINKKEELLDQRASEYEKRDKEFANRVTDMEKREAVMVKQEEQYRQELERISGLTVEEAKSLIIKNLENDAKHDAQALINKIEQESNLSAEKKARDILVATIQRIATEITSDITVTTVSLPSDEMKGRIIGREGRNIRTLETITGVDIIIDDTPEAVVISCFDPVRKEIAKVSLERLISDGRIHPTRIEEIVQKVTREIQQKIYEEGEKALFELGIHNMNTDGVIALGRLYFRTSYGQNVLNHSKEVALIAAMLAAEIGANRDVAKRAALLHDIGKGVENETEQNHAEAGAEIARKMGEDPVIINAIAAHHNDVEPSSLEAVIVQIADAISAARPGARRETVDNYVKRLENLEAVAENFPGVEKAYAIQAGRELRILVNNEKVSDQDVKDLARNIAKQIESDLKYPGRIKLTMIRETRIVEYAR; this comes from the coding sequence ATGAACATAGTTTTATTCATCATTCTCCCTGCTATTGGAATTGTTCTTGGATGGACTATTCGCTGGCTGTATGCCAGATTTCAACTATCTGCGTCTGAACAAAAGGCAGAACGTGTAAAACAGGATGCAATTAGAGAAGCTGAAGCTCAGAAAAAAGAAATTTTGCTAGAAGCAAAAGATGAACTCATTCGGGAACGTAATCAACAAGAAAGGGAGAATAGAGAACGCCGCGCAGAAATACAGCGTTACGAGTCGCGCATAAATAAGAAAGAAGAACTTCTTGACCAGCGCGCTTCAGAATATGAAAAGCGCGATAAAGAATTTGCAAACCGCGTTACGGACATGGAAAAACGCGAAGCCGTAATGGTCAAGCAGGAAGAACAATACAGGCAGGAACTTGAGCGTATTTCAGGTCTTACGGTAGAAGAAGCAAAGAGCCTTATCATAAAAAACCTTGAAAACGATGCGAAACACGACGCGCAAGCGCTCATAAACAAGATCGAACAGGAATCAAATCTAAGCGCGGAAAAAAAGGCGCGCGATATACTTGTGGCTACAATTCAGCGCATTGCAACCGAAATTACAAGCGACATTACCGTTACAACAGTTTCATTGCCGAGCGATGAAATGAAGGGTCGCATTATCGGGCGCGAAGGCCGCAATATCCGCACGCTCGAAACCATAACAGGCGTAGACATAATCATTGACGATACGCCTGAAGCCGTCGTCATATCGTGTTTTGATCCCGTGCGCAAAGAAATAGCAAAAGTTTCTTTGGAAAGACTTATTTCAGACGGGCGCATACATCCCACACGGATCGAAGAAATAGTACAAAAGGTTACGAGGGAAATACAGCAGAAAATTTACGAAGAAGGCGAAAAAGCTCTGTTTGAGCTTGGCATACACAATATGAATACCGACGGAGTTATAGCTTTAGGCAGGCTCTACTTTAGGACGAGTTACGGACAAAACGTTCTTAACCACTCAAAAGAAGTCGCACTCATAGCAGCCATGCTCGCCGCCGAAATCGGAGCGAACCGCGACGTTGCAAAACGCGCCGCCCTTCTGCACGACATAGGAAAAGGCGTAGAGAACGAAACCGAACAAAACCACGCGGAAGCCGGCGCCGAAATAGCGCGAAAGATGGGAGAAGACCCGGTGATAATAAACGCTATTGCAGCGCATCACAACGATGTTGAGCCTTCTTCCCTTGAAGCGGTAATAGTGCAAATTGCAGATGCGATTTCCGCCGCACGCCCGGGAGCCCGCCGAGAGACCGTAGACAACTACGTAAAAAGACTTGAAAATCTGGAGGCCGTCGCTGAAAATTTCCCCGGTGTGGAAAAGGCCTACGCTATCCAAGCGGGACGAGAGTTGCGCATTCTTGTAAACAATGAAAAAGTTTCCGATCAGGATGTAAAAGACCTTGCAAGAAATATAGCAAAACAAATCGAATCGGACTTAAAATACCCGGGCAGGATAAAGCTTACGATGATCCGCGAAACGCGGATCGTAGAATACGCCCGATAA
- the lptB gene encoding LPS export ABC transporter ATP-binding protein, which yields MAPRTTAHELCISSLYKNFGRKKVVQGIDFSMKTGEILGLLGPNGSGKTTTFYMIIGFYRPTEGEVILDGKVITDLPMYKRAQAGIAYLPQEPSIFRKMTVEENIWAIIETRKDLTKKEKIFRLDKLIEEFSIEKIRKQPAFTLSGGERRRTEIARSLAIEPKFLMLDEPFAGIDPIAVADIKKMILLLSERGIGILITDHNVRDTLEITHRSIIINTGQIVVQGTKQEILDSPLAREIYLGKDFSM from the coding sequence ATTGCGCCTCGCACAACGGCTCACGAGCTATGTATTTCAAGTTTGTATAAAAATTTCGGGCGCAAAAAAGTCGTGCAGGGAATAGATTTTTCCATGAAAACCGGTGAAATCTTAGGACTTTTAGGTCCTAACGGATCGGGAAAAACGACTACATTCTACATGATAATAGGATTTTACCGTCCTACGGAAGGCGAAGTTATCTTAGACGGCAAGGTCATCACGGATCTGCCCATGTACAAGAGGGCGCAGGCAGGAATTGCATATTTGCCGCAAGAGCCGTCAATCTTCAGAAAGATGACTGTAGAAGAAAACATATGGGCTATCATAGAAACGAGAAAGGATCTCACGAAAAAAGAAAAAATTTTCCGGCTGGATAAACTTATAGAAGAGTTTTCGATAGAAAAAATCAGAAAACAGCCGGCATTTACGCTTTCAGGCGGAGAGAGACGCCGCACGGAAATAGCGCGCTCCTTAGCCATAGAGCCTAAATTTCTTATGCTCGACGAACCGTTCGCAGGTATAGATCCCATAGCCGTAGCCGACATAAAAAAAATGATCCTTCTTCTTTCCGAGCGCGGCATCGGGATCCTCATAACCGATCACAATGTGCGCGATACGCTTGAAATCACTCACAGATCAATCATCATAAACACGGGCCAGATCGTAGTTCAGGGAACAAAGCAAGAAATCCTCGATTCGCCTTTGGCGCGTGAAATATACTTGGGCAAAGACTTTTCAATGTAA
- the lptC gene encoding LPS export ABC transporter periplasmic protein LptC: MKELSAAFAVIFMISLSACSLNYANGMPSADDFVPEIVFTDAKFYRIENSKKSLDVYADKIEQYKKGAVSYAENIKFASYDGDEKINSEGSCSLLSADSQKKEYILLGDIIIKNHPQKTTISAQSVRWNADSQQLTGGKDEVVTLVRDDITLKGRGFSASAVSNGFSFSGETEGTIVTGSATGTAETSDGFAAVNADKVAP, encoded by the coding sequence ATGAAGGAACTGTCGGCGGCATTTGCTGTAATATTTATGATTTCCTTGAGCGCCTGCTCTCTCAATTATGCAAACGGTATGCCGTCTGCAGACGATTTTGTTCCCGAAATCGTTTTTACCGATGCAAAATTTTATAGAATCGAAAATTCAAAAAAAAGCCTTGACGTTTACGCGGACAAAATAGAACAGTATAAAAAAGGAGCCGTTTCCTATGCGGAAAATATAAAATTCGCGTCATACGACGGCGATGAAAAAATAAACAGCGAAGGAAGCTGCTCGCTCCTGTCCGCCGATTCCCAAAAAAAAGAATACATTTTGCTGGGAGACATAATAATAAAAAATCACCCTCAAAAAACTACAATCTCCGCTCAAAGCGTGCGCTGGAATGCCGATTCACAGCAGCTGACCGGCGGGAAAGATGAGGTTGTAACCCTTGTGCGGGACGACATAACTCTTAAGGGCAGAGGTTTTTCCGCAAGCGCCGTGAGCAACGGTTTTTCCTTCAGCGGTGAAACGGAAGGCACTATCGTTACGGGAAGCGCAACCGGAACTGCAGAGACTTCGGACGGCTTTGCAGCGGTAAACGCAGATAAAGTCGCTCCATGA
- a CDS encoding CTP synthase — translation MSKYVLVTSGVCSSLGKGVASASLGSLFECCGYKVAMMKCDPYINVDAGNISPYQHGEVFVTEDGAETDLDLGNFSRFTDVNLTSANCITIGKVYNSVIKNERAGRYNGRTVQVIPHITDEIKRRILNLGSQSGADIVLVEVGGTVGDIETIPFLEAVRQLIRELGRQNTVCIHLALVPIIIGGELKSKPIQHSVKQLQEAGIQPDILLCRCEQMLDEALRKKVGLFCNVSPGAVFTSTDVEKSIYELPVLFHEQKIDAKILEKLGLKQKKCDISIWTDFLDKLKSPLQTVTVGMVGKKDYLDNCYKSVRESLFHAAVTSHQIDLKIEKIDAETLENIDSVDKYLNCLDGIVVPGNYGQRGFLGLLAAVKYAREHKVPYLGIDLGMQLMAVETARSLLKWEDADSTEFMQNCKHAIISLPEEQAGITSTGVMKLGAALVNLNKNTKIFDIYKKRQISERHRSKYTFDKRYEDDMAQNGLITSATAVSDSQTEAFEWKDHPWGIGVQYHPEFVSRPSNPHPLFIAFIGAVIRNKQK, via the coding sequence ATGAGTAAGTATGTTCTGGTAACAAGCGGCGTGTGTTCCAGCTTGGGCAAAGGAGTAGCTTCCGCTTCGCTGGGCAGCCTTTTTGAATGCTGCGGTTATAAAGTCGCAATGATGAAATGCGATCCGTACATTAACGTGGACGCAGGAAATATAAGCCCGTATCAGCACGGAGAAGTTTTCGTAACGGAAGACGGCGCCGAAACGGATTTGGATTTGGGAAATTTCTCGCGTTTTACCGATGTAAATCTTACTTCCGCAAACTGCATAACGATCGGAAAAGTCTATAATTCCGTCATAAAAAACGAAAGAGCGGGACGTTACAACGGCCGCACGGTTCAGGTAATTCCTCACATAACGGATGAAATCAAGCGCCGCATTTTGAACCTCGGCTCGCAAAGCGGCGCCGACATAGTCCTTGTAGAAGTGGGAGGAACGGTAGGCGACATAGAAACCATACCTTTTTTGGAAGCCGTACGCCAGCTCATACGAGAACTGGGACGACAAAATACTGTCTGCATTCATTTGGCGCTGGTTCCGATCATCATAGGCGGGGAATTAAAAAGCAAACCTATACAGCATTCGGTAAAACAGCTTCAGGAAGCGGGAATACAGCCCGACATCCTTTTATGCCGCTGCGAGCAAATGCTTGACGAGGCTTTGAGAAAAAAGGTGGGACTTTTTTGCAACGTTTCTCCCGGAGCGGTATTTACGTCCACCGACGTGGAAAAATCCATATACGAATTGCCCGTCCTTTTTCATGAACAGAAAATCGACGCGAAAATCCTTGAAAAACTCGGGCTTAAACAAAAAAAATGCGATATTTCCATATGGACTGACTTTCTTGATAAGTTAAAAAGTCCGTTGCAGACCGTTACGGTCGGGATGGTCGGGAAAAAAGACTATCTTGACAACTGTTATAAATCCGTAAGGGAATCCTTGTTCCACGCGGCGGTAACTTCGCATCAGATAGATTTGAAAATAGAAAAGATAGACGCCGAAACTCTTGAAAACATCGACAGCGTAGACAAATATCTTAACTGCTTGGACGGAATCGTAGTTCCCGGAAATTACGGACAGAGGGGCTTTTTAGGGCTCTTAGCCGCCGTAAAATATGCGCGAGAACACAAGGTTCCGTATCTGGGCATCGACCTTGGAATGCAGCTTATGGCCGTAGAAACCGCCCGCTCGCTTTTAAAATGGGAAGACGCCGACAGCACGGAATTCATGCAGAACTGCAAACACGCAATTATAAGTCTGCCTGAAGAACAGGCGGGAATTACGTCTACAGGCGTTATGAAGCTGGGAGCAGCTTTAGTCAACCTGAATAAAAACACGAAGATCTTCGACATATACAAAAAAAGACAGATCAGCGAACGCCACAGAAGCAAATACACCTTCGACAAACGCTATGAAGACGATATGGCGCAAAACGGTCTTATAACTTCCGCTACGGCGGTTTCCGACTCGCAGACGGAGGCTTTTGAATGGAAGGATCATCCTTGGGGAATAGGAGTTCAGTATCATCCGGAATTCGTGTCGCGCCCTTCAAATCCTCATCCGCTGTTTATCGCCTTTATTGGAGCGGTAATAAGAAACAAACAAAAATGA
- a CDS encoding Mrp/NBP35 family ATP-binding protein: MAENSENCTHSCDSCSANCASRDFHVEVHKGSTVKKVIAILSGKGGVGKSLVTSLLAVKMNKLGYKTAILDADITGPSIPEAFGLGDDRATGDGKALNPVVTEKGIQIMSMNFLLENENDPVIWRGPVIAGAVKQFWTDVDWKDVDFMFVDMPPGTGDVPLTVFQSLPVDGIIVVSSPQQLVRVIVEKAVKMATNMKIPIIGIIENMSYVKCPDCGKEIKIYGESNIDAIATAYNLPVLARIPIEQRVTAAVDTGDIENLDVDYIDAAAALIEKI, from the coding sequence ATGGCGGAAAATTCTGAAAACTGTACGCACAGCTGCGACTCTTGCAGCGCCAACTGCGCATCCCGCGACTTTCATGTCGAAGTGCACAAGGGAAGTACGGTAAAAAAGGTTATTGCAATATTAAGCGGCAAGGGCGGCGTAGGCAAATCTTTGGTGACGAGTCTCTTAGCCGTAAAGATGAATAAATTGGGCTATAAGACGGCTATCTTGGATGCCGACATCACAGGTCCGTCTATTCCTGAAGCCTTCGGACTAGGCGATGACAGAGCAACCGGCGACGGTAAAGCGCTGAATCCTGTTGTAACCGAAAAAGGCATACAGATAATGTCCATGAATTTTCTGCTGGAAAATGAAAACGATCCTGTAATATGGCGCGGGCCCGTAATTGCCGGCGCCGTAAAACAATTTTGGACCGACGTAGACTGGAAAGATGTGGATTTTATGTTCGTCGATATGCCGCCGGGAACGGGCGATGTTCCGCTTACGGTTTTTCAATCGCTTCCGGTAGACGGAATAATTGTAGTGTCTTCGCCGCAGCAGCTTGTCAGGGTAATCGTTGAAAAAGCGGTAAAGATGGCTACGAATATGAAAATTCCTATCATAGGGATCATTGAAAACATGAGCTATGTAAAATGCCCCGATTGCGGTAAGGAGATAAAAATCTACGGAGAAAGCAATATCGATGCGATAGCGACGGCCTATAATCTTCCCGTCCTTGCACGCATCCCGATAGAACAAAGGGTAACCGCAGCCGTTGATACGGGCGACATAGAAAACCTTGACGTAGATTATATCGACGCAGCGGCGGCCTTGATCGAAAAGATATAA
- a CDS encoding LptA/OstA family protein, which yields MNFMNFNKMKNFITENFTKAIKFLFLAIILSPAFSDVITFRADGMTGSTGGKNDRTNLEGHAFVKTDSMEIAADKIGISGDNFRYIQAEGNIFVKNTKTEMDFTCGRLSYDRETKIAVLDTDVNLTDTKNGVSAKAQMVEYNQNTETAVLQINIELRQKDNVCTGAYAIYHKNEQLLEISGSPKIVQGDDIFRAQEISLKLDTQEITMSGRVQGSITSASKNDKSENEPDADTNTAAQEDAATTKGVAAAMTTGTDDPNAAHDDDPKSAVQNEKSNRNVGGGSLKKNAASNGRAPLSGSEQGAYNGKNEAKESLHDSSPAPAKGGSRAKK from the coding sequence ATGAATTTCATGAATTTTAACAAGATGAAGAATTTCATAACTGAAAATTTCACAAAAGCGATAAAGTTTCTTTTTTTAGCTATTATCCTGTCTCCGGCTTTTTCCGATGTCATAACATTTAGAGCCGACGGCATGACCGGAAGCACGGGCGGCAAAAACGACAGAACAAATTTGGAAGGCCACGCTTTTGTAAAAACCGATTCGATGGAAATCGCCGCCGATAAGATCGGCATAAGCGGCGATAATTTCAGATATATTCAGGCGGAAGGCAATATTTTTGTAAAAAATACCAAAACGGAGATGGATTTTACATGCGGAAGGCTCTCGTATGACAGAGAGACAAAGATCGCCGTCCTTGACACTGACGTAAATCTTACGGATACCAAAAACGGAGTTTCGGCCAAGGCCCAGATGGTAGAGTACAATCAAAACACCGAAACGGCAGTCCTCCAAATAAACATAGAACTGAGGCAAAAGGACAACGTATGCACCGGCGCCTATGCGATTTACCATAAAAACGAACAACTGCTTGAAATAAGCGGAAGCCCCAAGATAGTACAAGGCGACGATATATTCCGCGCACAGGAAATAAGTTTAAAGCTTGACACGCAAGAGATAACAATGAGCGGCCGCGTGCAAGGTTCGATAACAAGCGCTTCAAAAAACGACAAATCCGAAAATGAACCTGATGCGGACACAAACACGGCGGCGCAAGAAGACGCTGCAACTACAAAGGGCGTCGCCGCTGCAATGACGACAGGCACCGATGACCCAAACGCAGCGCACGATGATGATCCAAAATCCGCCGTTCAGAATGAAAAATCGAATCGGAACGTCGGCGGCGGTTCCTTGAAAAAAAACGCCGCATCAAACGGCCGCGCGCCTCTTTCCGGCTCGGAGCAAGGCGCATATAACGGCAAAAACGAGGCAAAGGAATCTCTGCATGACAGCTCGCCTGCCCCGGCGAAGGGAGGATCGCGTGCAAAAAAATGA
- a CDS encoding CheR family methyltransferase translates to MADLLTDAEFEKFRKVIYEQSGITFSETNRSVLDSRIKEQLHEHKIDSVGAYYNLITSDKEAMKVMLDSVTTNLTRFFRNQPHFDAFTHYVVPHLLEEKKKTSDKVIRVWSAGCSTGEEPYTIAMILKDILPAGFDFAVTASDISLKSLMVGQQGFYSNARITGVPEKYLERFFTKSDSGYQVKRELMDKIKFDYHNLQNDSGMRNLDVIFCRNVLIYFDEAAQLAVINRFWNSLLPHSYLFIGHSESLFGMDTKFEFLKTDWACLYQKNIK, encoded by the coding sequence ATGGCTGACTTATTGACAGATGCGGAATTTGAAAAATTCCGCAAGGTAATTTACGAGCAAAGCGGTATAACTTTTTCGGAAACGAACCGCTCCGTTTTGGACAGCAGGATAAAGGAACAGCTTCACGAACACAAGATTGACAGCGTAGGGGCGTATTATAATCTGATAACGTCGGACAAAGAAGCTATGAAGGTCATGCTGGATTCGGTGACTACGAACCTTACTCGTTTTTTCCGTAACCAGCCGCACTTTGACGCCTTTACACATTATGTCGTTCCTCACCTTCTTGAAGAAAAAAAGAAAACGAGCGATAAGGTTATCAGAGTTTGGAGCGCCGGCTGCTCTACGGGAGAAGAACCGTACACCATTGCGATGATACTGAAGGATATCTTACCTGCCGGTTTTGACTTTGCCGTTACAGCTTCGGATATTTCCCTTAAATCGCTTATGGTAGGGCAGCAGGGATTTTATTCCAACGCCCGCATAACGGGAGTTCCTGAAAAATACTTGGAGCGTTTTTTTACCAAAAGCGATTCGGGCTATCAGGTAAAAAGAGAATTGATGGACAAAATCAAATTCGATTATCACAATTTGCAAAACGATTCGGGAATGAGAAATCTCGACGTCATTTTTTGCCGTAATGTTTTGATATATTTTGACGAAGCCGCGCAATTGGCCGTAATAAACCGATTTTGGAATTCCCTGCTTCCGCATTCCTATCTTTTTATAGGACATTCGGAATCTTTGTTCGGCATGGATACAAAATTTGAATTTCTGAAAACGGACTGGGCTTGTTTGTATCAAAAAAATATAAAATAA